The following coding sequences lie in one Sorex araneus isolate mSorAra2 chromosome 4, mSorAra2.pri, whole genome shotgun sequence genomic window:
- the CNBP gene encoding CCHC-type zinc finger nucleic acid binding protein isoform X2 — translation MSSNECFKCGRSGHWARECPTGGGRGRGMRSRGRGGFTSDRGFQFVSSSLPDICYRCGESGHLAKDCDLQEDACYNCGRGGHIAKDCKEPKREREQCCYNCGKPGHLARDCDHADEQKCYSCGEFGHIQKDCTKVKCYRCGETGHVAINCSKTSEVNCYRCGESGHLARECTIEATA, via the exons ATGAGCAGCAACGAGTGCTTCAAGTGTGGACGATCTGGCCACTGGGCCCGGGAATGCCCCACTGGTGGAGGCCGAGGGCGTGGAATGAGAAGCCGTGGCAGAGGTGGTTTTACCTCGGATAGAG GTTTCCAGTTTGTGTCCTCATCTCTTCCAGACATCTGTTATCGCTGTGGTGAGTCTGGTCATCTTGCCAAGGATTGTGATCTTCAGGAGGATG CCTGCTATAACTGCGGCAGAGGTGGCCACATTGCCAAGGACTGCAAGGAGCccaagagagagcgagagcagtGCTGCTACAACTGCGGCAAGCCAGGCCATCTGGCTCGCGACTGTGACCATGCTGATGAGCAGAAGTGCTATTCTTGTGGAGAATTTGGACACATTCAGAAAGACTGCACCAAAGTGAAGTGCTATAG GTGTGGTGAAACTGGTCACGTAGCCATCAACTGCAGCAAGACAAGTGAAGTCAACTGTTACCGCTGTGGCGAGTCAGGGCACCTTGCACGGGAATGCACGATTGAGGCTACAgcttaa
- the CNBP gene encoding CCHC-type zinc finger nucleic acid binding protein isoform X1 translates to MSSNECFKCGRSGHWARECPTGGGRGRGMRSRGRGGFTSDRGFQFVSSSLPDICYRCGESGHLAKDCDLQEDEACYNCGRGGHIAKDCKEPKREREQCCYNCGKPGHLARDCDHADEQKCYSCGEFGHIQKDCTKVKCYRCGETGHVAINCSKTSEVNCYRCGESGHLARECTIEATA, encoded by the exons ATGAGCAGCAACGAGTGCTTCAAGTGTGGACGATCTGGCCACTGGGCCCGGGAATGCCCCACTGGTGGAGGCCGAGGGCGTGGAATGAGAAGCCGTGGCAGAGGTGGTTTTACCTCGGATAGAG GTTTCCAGTTTGTGTCCTCATCTCTTCCAGACATCTGTTATCGCTGTGGTGAGTCTGGTCATCTTGCCAAGGATTGTGATCTTCAGGAGGATG AAGCCTGCTATAACTGCGGCAGAGGTGGCCACATTGCCAAGGACTGCAAGGAGCccaagagagagcgagagcagtGCTGCTACAACTGCGGCAAGCCAGGCCATCTGGCTCGCGACTGTGACCATGCTGATGAGCAGAAGTGCTATTCTTGTGGAGAATTTGGACACATTCAGAAAGACTGCACCAAAGTGAAGTGCTATAG GTGTGGTGAAACTGGTCACGTAGCCATCAACTGCAGCAAGACAAGTGAAGTCAACTGTTACCGCTGTGGCGAGTCAGGGCACCTTGCACGGGAATGCACGATTGAGGCTACAgcttaa
- the CNBP gene encoding CCHC-type zinc finger nucleic acid binding protein isoform X3, whose product MSSNECFKCGRSGHWARECPTGGGRGRGMRSRGRGFQFVSSSLPDICYRCGESGHLAKDCDLQEDEACYNCGRGGHIAKDCKEPKREREQCCYNCGKPGHLARDCDHADEQKCYSCGEFGHIQKDCTKVKCYRCGETGHVAINCSKTSEVNCYRCGESGHLARECTIEATA is encoded by the exons ATGAGCAGCAACGAGTGCTTCAAGTGTGGACGATCTGGCCACTGGGCCCGGGAATGCCCCACTGGTGGAGGCCGAGGGCGTGGAATGAGAAGCCGTGGCAGAG GTTTCCAGTTTGTGTCCTCATCTCTTCCAGACATCTGTTATCGCTGTGGTGAGTCTGGTCATCTTGCCAAGGATTGTGATCTTCAGGAGGATG AAGCCTGCTATAACTGCGGCAGAGGTGGCCACATTGCCAAGGACTGCAAGGAGCccaagagagagcgagagcagtGCTGCTACAACTGCGGCAAGCCAGGCCATCTGGCTCGCGACTGTGACCATGCTGATGAGCAGAAGTGCTATTCTTGTGGAGAATTTGGACACATTCAGAAAGACTGCACCAAAGTGAAGTGCTATAG GTGTGGTGAAACTGGTCACGTAGCCATCAACTGCAGCAAGACAAGTGAAGTCAACTGTTACCGCTGTGGCGAGTCAGGGCACCTTGCACGGGAATGCACGATTGAGGCTACAgcttaa
- the CNBP gene encoding CCHC-type zinc finger nucleic acid binding protein isoform X4 produces the protein MSSNECFKCGRSGHWARECPTGGGRGRGMRSRGRGFQFVSSSLPDICYRCGESGHLAKDCDLQEDACYNCGRGGHIAKDCKEPKREREQCCYNCGKPGHLARDCDHADEQKCYSCGEFGHIQKDCTKVKCYRCGETGHVAINCSKTSEVNCYRCGESGHLARECTIEATA, from the exons ATGAGCAGCAACGAGTGCTTCAAGTGTGGACGATCTGGCCACTGGGCCCGGGAATGCCCCACTGGTGGAGGCCGAGGGCGTGGAATGAGAAGCCGTGGCAGAG GTTTCCAGTTTGTGTCCTCATCTCTTCCAGACATCTGTTATCGCTGTGGTGAGTCTGGTCATCTTGCCAAGGATTGTGATCTTCAGGAGGATG CCTGCTATAACTGCGGCAGAGGTGGCCACATTGCCAAGGACTGCAAGGAGCccaagagagagcgagagcagtGCTGCTACAACTGCGGCAAGCCAGGCCATCTGGCTCGCGACTGTGACCATGCTGATGAGCAGAAGTGCTATTCTTGTGGAGAATTTGGACACATTCAGAAAGACTGCACCAAAGTGAAGTGCTATAG GTGTGGTGAAACTGGTCACGTAGCCATCAACTGCAGCAAGACAAGTGAAGTCAACTGTTACCGCTGTGGCGAGTCAGGGCACCTTGCACGGGAATGCACGATTGAGGCTACAgcttaa